Proteins encoded together in one Phalacrocorax aristotelis chromosome 7, bGulAri2.1, whole genome shotgun sequence window:
- the OSTN gene encoding osteocrin isoform X2, whose translation MLQFQLVVVHLALATTLLLWHSSSVLLVEAVPEPLEPSTALGMGAHPIASEGKSATNLAAKLFLLDELVSLENEVTETKKKRSFPGFGSPIDRISSTSVDAKGKQRKVVELPKRRFGVPLDRIGVSHLGNTKG comes from the exons aTGCTGCAGTTCCAGCTTGTTGTCGTGCATTTGGCCCTTGCGACTACCCTGCTGCTGTGGCACTCTAGCTCAGTGCTCCTCGTGGAGGCAGTGCCAGAG CCTTTGGAGCCTTCTACTGCTCTGGGCATGGGAGCACATCCTATTGCCAGTGAAGGCAAGTCAGCTACCAACCTGGCAGCCAAACTATTCCTTCTTGATGAGCTGGTGTCTCTGGAGAATGAGGTGACGGAGACCAAGAAGAAGAGAAGTTTCCCAGGATTTGGCTCCCCAATCGACAGGATTTCTTCGACCTCTGTGGATGCTAAAGGCAAGCAGAG GAAAGTGGTTGAGCTGCCTAAGAGACGGTTTGGAGTTCCTCTTGACCGGATTGGAGTGAGCCATCTTGGCAACACCAAGGGTTAG
- the OSTN gene encoding osteocrin isoform X1 — protein MLQFQLVVVHLALATTLLLWHSSSVLLVEAVPEPLEPSTALGMGAHPIASEGKSATNLAAKLFLLDELVSLENEVTETKKKRSFPGFGSPIDRISSTSVDAKGKQRKVVELPKRRFGVPLDRIGVSHLGNTKGTSAQND, from the exons aTGCTGCAGTTCCAGCTTGTTGTCGTGCATTTGGCCCTTGCGACTACCCTGCTGCTGTGGCACTCTAGCTCAGTGCTCCTCGTGGAGGCAGTGCCAGAG CCTTTGGAGCCTTCTACTGCTCTGGGCATGGGAGCACATCCTATTGCCAGTGAAGGCAAGTCAGCTACCAACCTGGCAGCCAAACTATTCCTTCTTGATGAGCTGGTGTCTCTGGAGAATGAGGTGACGGAGACCAAGAAGAAGAGAAGTTTCCCAGGATTTGGCTCCCCAATCGACAGGATTTCTTCGACCTCTGTGGATGCTAAAGGCAAGCAGAG GAAAGTGGTTGAGCTGCCTAAGAGACGGTTTGGAGTTCCTCTTGACCGGATTGGAGTGAGCCATCTTGGCAACACCAAGG GTACTTCTGCTCAGAATGACTGA